A segment of the Vagococcus hydrophili genome:
ATTACTTATTCTTTGAATTATCCCCTACTATACAGTTATAATAGGTTAAATCTTTTGCAAAAGGAGGACTCTTTTAAATGGATAAGAAAAAAATCTTACTAACAATCATTATTGGCTTGCTTTCTATTTCAACCATTATCGGTTTTGGTATGTTAAAAAGTACTAAAAGTAAATTGGATGAAGAAACACAAGCGAATACTAAATTAGTTGAACAAAACAAAAAATTGATAGATGCTAATACAAAAGCGGATAAAAAAATAGATGATCTAGCTAAGAAATACGATGGTATCAATAAGGAATTAGAAAAAATTAAATCCGAAACAGGAACTGTCGAGTAAACTCAACACCTAACTTACCTTAAAGTTAGGTGTTTTTTGTTGACTTCTTATGAAAAAACACTTATTATATTGAACTGTTGGCTATCATGTAAGTTTTCAGAAAATTACATGTCAGTTAATTTAGGGACAAGAAACAAACGTAAGGGAGAACATGTAGCACAATGAAAATTAATTTCAAAAAATTAGTACAGCACCTATCTTTAGACCACAGCTTTGATTTCATCATGGGCAAAGGTTTAAACGATTAGAAAATAGTAATAAAACATCAACTCCAGATCAATGATTGTGATTTGATGTTTTATTGGTATTTCTTTAAAAAAACACTACAGGAGGCTCAAAAAATGGAACTAATTATTTCTAACCAAAATAAGACTTTTTCTAATTTTCTACCTAGCTTTATTTTAGGGAAAAAAATATTCTTTGATGACTTCAACGAAGTACTTAAAACTAATTTTAGTTTAAGCACTCGTACAAGCGAAGCAATTAACTATTCTCAAATAAAAGCAATCACACCATCTGAAACAACCAGTCAAGTTGAAACCATGACGAATCGATTGACGCTAAAAAATACGACGCATGATAATACCATGACGTTAGTAACAAATAGCTTAAAAATCACGTTAGAACTAATCAACGGTGACTCTAAAACAATCTATTTTATCACAAGTAAAACCTCTCAAGATTCTTTCTACTATGAGGCTAAGTACCAAGCTTATCTAAATACGATTGATAAAATAAATCAAATTATCTTAAATAATGAAAAAAACTAATAACTAAAGCACGCTGGAAAATGATATCATTTTCCAGCGTGCTTATTTTTTAGATATTCCCATTGCTATAACAATGATAAGAAAAATCGGTTTAGATCTGTCCATTCAGTTTGAGTAATGGTCATTTCCTTAGCCCTTTCTTCCATCTCTAATAAATTCTTTTCGATATATTCGCTTAGTGTATCAATACGAGGAACTAAATCTAATTCTTTGACTTCTTTTTTCTTTTCTAACAAATCATAAACAACTGGTTTCAACTCACCAGGCAATTCGATTTCCACAAGAGTTTCAAATAAAATCGGCGGATTACTTTGATGCTTCAATACCCATGTTGACGCCAAGATTGGACGAAGCACATAAAAATATTTTTTAGCTTTAACTGTCTCACCTGTTAAATGCTCTTGATAATTCGTTTTTGCCATATGCCAATAGTGGTATAAACTTTTTTTAGGTGAAAAATAAATCGGTAAAAGTTGACGTAATTGATTTGCTTCTTCTGTTTCTCGGTAAACGATTGGTGAAGAACACCATTCAAAGAGGGTTGGGTTCGACTTATAAAGCAGTCTCAGAGCCTTTTGAATATCCCAACCATTAATATCTAACGTTTCGTCTAACTGCCATTCAACGACGTCTCTAATGCCATCAAGCTTTAAATAGTCCTCTTTTGAGCGAATATAGACAAATCTGACATCATAGTCACTGTCACTGGATTCAAATCCCCACGCACGACTACCTGACTCTACAGCTAAAATAATTTTGATATTTTCTTTTAGTTCAATTTCTTTTAGTTTTTGTTGGATGATTTTTTTCATGGTGGTGGACTTCTTTTACTAAGTTTAATCTTTCTTACTATTATTAACATATCATCTATAAATTAGGTAGCATAATTTATTACATTTCAGTAAAATAACAGTATATATATATATATATATATATTGGAGGAGAAAAAATATGATAAAGCAAAAAGAAGTTATTATGGATGATGAAAGTAAGGGGTTAATATTTTTCTTTAAAAAGTTAAATATCGTATTACTCATAATTAGTTTAATAGGTTCATGCGTCATTTCATTTGGTATTAGTAAGAATATTAAGCAGCAACAACAGATAGGAGAAATAAGAGAAGGTATCGTTTATGACGACCTGCATAAAGAATATAATTTTGAAGAAGATGAACCTAAGAATAACGATTCTAACACTTCATATGATGGAATGTCTCTATTCCTAACTCTTATTTTCAGTCTTTTTATTTCAATCTTTAACTATAATTTGGTTTTGATTTTACTTAAACATTTCAGTAATTTAGCAGAATTGAAAGAGATTAAGAAGATTGAGTATTTAAATAAATAAGTTAAAAAAGAATACACACAGAATAATAGAATAAAAAACACCACTCTCCCCTACCAAGTTTGAATGATGTTTTGTGATAGAACTCTATCCAGTATAAAATTATACCATATTGGAGGATTTAAATTAATGAAAAAAGTTATGTTACTCTCTTCTTTACTATTATTATTTGCTGGGTGTCAAAATAATACGTTAGATAATAATAAAGATTCGAGCGTATCAAGTGAAAATTCTGTCAA
Coding sequences within it:
- a CDS encoding DNA polymerase beta superfamily protein, encoding MKKIIQQKLKEIELKENIKIILAVESGSRAWGFESSDSDYDVRFVYIRSKEDYLKLDGIRDVVEWQLDETLDINGWDIQKALRLLYKSNPTLFEWCSSPIVYRETEEANQLRQLLPIYFSPKKSLYHYWHMAKTNYQEHLTGETVKAKKYFYVLRPILASTWVLKHQSNPPILFETLVEIELPGELKPVVYDLLEKKKEVKELDLVPRIDTLSEYIEKNLLEMEERAKEMTITQTEWTDLNRFFLSLL